CTTGACCGGCGACGCCGTCACGGTGACGACGACGTCGCGCGGCACATGGGCGAGGACCTTGTCCTGGGTCGCCTTCGCGGGCAGCACCTCGTAGCGGACGCTGTCGAGGAGCGCCCTCATTCCTGGGGTGCCCAAGGTCTACCCGGCCGGTGTCTGGGCGTCGCGGTGGCGGTAGTACACGGCCTTCGACGGCTCCAAGGGCTGCTTGCCGAGGATCAGGTCGGCGGCCTTCTCGGCGATCATCATCACCGGCGCGTAGATGTTGCCGTTGGTGACGTACGGCATCACCGACGCGTCGACCACGCGCAGGCCCTCCACGCCGTGCACGCGCATGCTGGTGGGGTCGACGACCGCCATCTCGTCGGTGCCCATCTTGCAGGTGCAGGAAGGGTGCAGGGCGGTCTCCCCCTCCTTCGCGACCCAGGCGAGGATCTCCTCGTCCGTCTCCACCTCCCGCCCGGGCGAGACCTCCCCGTCGTTGTACGGGGCGAGCGCCGGCTGGCCCAGGACCTTGCGGGCCACCCGGATCGCCTCGACCCACTCGCGGCGGTCCTGCTCGGTGGAGAGGTAGTTGAAGCGCAGCGCCGGGTGCTCGCGCGGGTCCTTGCTCTTGATCTTCACGGATCCGATGGCGTCGGAGTACATCGGGCCCACGTGCACCTGGTAGCCGTGGCCGCCGGCGGGTGAGGAGCCGTCGTAGCGGACCGCGACGGGCAGGAAGTGGAACATCAGGTTGGGGTAGTCCACGTCCTCGTTGCTGCGGGCGAAGCCGCCGGCCTCGAAGTGGTTGGTCGCGGCGGGCCCCTTGCGGAAGAGCCACTGAAGTCCGATGAAGGGGGCACGCCACTTCGCCATGTACGGCTGCACGGAGACCGGCTGCTTGCAGGCGTACTGGACGTAGACCTCCAGGTGGTCCTGCAGGTTCTCGCCGACGCCCGGCAGGTCGTGGACGACGTCGATGCCGAGGGCGCTCAGCTGCTCCGCGTTGCCGACGCCGGAGAGCTGGAGCAGCTGCGGGGAGTTGATCGCACCGCCGCACAGGATGACTTCCCTGGCGCGGACCTGCTGGAGGGCGCCGCGGCCGCGCCGGTACTCGACACCGACGGCCCGCTTGCCCTCGAAGAGCACGCGTGTGACGAGGGTGCGGGTTCTGACCGTGAGGTTGGGGCGGTTCCTGACGGGCTTGAGGTACGCCTTCGAGGCCGACAGGCGACGTCCGCGGTGGACGTTGCGGTCGAACTTGGCGAAGCCTTCCTGCCGGAAGCCGTTGACGTCGTCGGTGGGCGCGTAGCCCGCTTCCTGAGTGGCCTTGAGGAAGGCGCCGAAGAGCGGGTTGGTCGCGGGACCGCGTTCGAGGACGAGGGGGCCGTCATGGCCGCGGAACTCGTCGTCCGGGTCGGCGGCGAGACAGTTCTCCATCCGCCGGAAGTACGGCAGGCAGTGGGCGTAGTCCCAGGTCTCCATGCCGGGGTCGGCGGCCCAGCGCTCGTAGTCCATGGGGTTGCCGCGCTGGAAGATCATGCCGTTGATGCTGCTGGAGCCGCCGAGCACCTTGCCGCGCGCGTGGTAGACGCGCCGGCCGCCCATGTGGGGCTCGGGCTCGGACTCGTACTTCCAGTCGTAGAAGCGGCTGCCGATCGGGTAGGTCAGCGCCGCGGGCATGTGGATGAAGACGTCCCACGGGTAGTCGGAGCGGCCGGCCTCCAGTACGAGCACCCGGTTCGCCGGGTCCGCGGAGAGCCTGTTCGCCAGTGCGCTGCCGGCCGATCCGCCGCCGACAATGACGAAGTCGTATTGCAGGGGAGCCATAGTGCCTCGTCTCACTCGCGCCGTAGATATGCGGGGCATGCTAATCCGGTATCGCAGTACGCACCAGGTTGCGAACAACGCAACTTGCAGGTGCTTCATTTGGGCTTCGAAGCTTGCGACGACGTTGTTTACCGCGCGTATAGTTTCGCCATGAGCAACCACAGCCAAGACAGCGAAGCGTCGAACTCGCAGGCCGGCGGAGTGCAGTCGGTCGACCGCGCCATCAGCGTCCTCGAGATCCTGGCCCAGCGCGGCGAGGCGGGTGTCAGCGAGGTGGCCGCCGAGATCGATGTCCACAAGTCCACCGCGTTCCGTCTGCTCGGCGCCCTTGAGGCGCGCGGCCTGGTGGAGCAGGCGGGCGAGCGGGGCAAGTACCGGCTCGGCTTCGGCATCGTGCGCCTGGCCGGTGCGGTCACCGGACGCATCGACATCACCCAGCAGGGCCGCCCGGTCTGCGAGCGTCTCGCCGAGGAGATCGGCGAGACGATCAACATCGCCGTCATGCAGGAGCACTACGCGATCAACCTCTACCAGGTGCGTGGCCCCGGGGCCATCACGGCTCACAACTGGGTCGGCCAGCTGACCCCGTTGCACGCCACCTCCAGCGGCAAGATCCTGCTGGCCCATCTGCCCGCCGAGGAGCGCGCCGCGCTGCTGACCGAGGCGGGCATGAAGAAGGTCACTCCGCACACCCTCACCGCGAAGACGAAGCTGGAGAAGAACCTCGCCGAGGCCCGCGAGCGCGGCTACGCGTGGACCCTGGAGGAGCTGGAGATCGGCCTGCACGCGATGGCCGCCCCGATCCGCGACCGGGACGGCGTGGTCATCGCCGCGCTCAGCGCCTCCGGGCCCTCGTACCGCTTCACCGAGGAGCGTCTGCACGAGCTCTCCCCGGTGCTGCTCAAGGGTGCGGAGGAGATCAGCCACCGGATGGGCTACCTGGGCTGAGTCACCCCTGGGGGGTGCCCAGGCGCTCGTTCACCCAGTCGTGGAAGGCCCCGATGTGGTGCTCGCTGGGCACCAGCACCCCGCCCTTGGCGTACATGCGGGAGCTCATGCCGGGCTGCGTGCGCTCGCATGCGTCGAAGTCCTGGCGGTTGACCCGGTCGAAGAGCTCGACGGAACGGCTGACGTCCTTGCCGCTGTCGACGACGTGCGGGAGGTAGAGCCAGTCGCACTCGACGATCGTGCGGTCGGCGGCCACCGGGTACATCCGGTGGAAGATGACATGGTCGGGGATGAGATTGATGAAGACCTGCGGCTTGACGGTGATCGCGTAATAGCGGCGGTCCTGGTCCTCCGCCACCCCGGGAATGCGGTCGAGGCCCTCGGATCCGTCGACGGTGAAGCCCTGGATCTCCTCGCCGAACGCGGCACCGTGCCCGACGTAGTACTGGGCCGCGTAGCCGTCCGCGAACTCGGGGAGCACCTCGGTGAGTTCGGGGTGGATCGTGGCGCAGTGGTAGCACTCCATGAAGTTCTCGATGATGAGCTTCCAGTTCGCCTTGACGTCGTAGACGATCCGCCTGCCGACCGAGAGGTTGTCGATGTCGTAACGCTCGATCGACTCCAGGTCGCCGAGGCGGGTGACGGCCGCGCCGATGACGTCCTCCTCGAAGGAGGGCGGGTTCTCCGCCAGGCAGACCCACACGTATCCGAGCCATTCACGGACGGCCACGCTCACCAGGCCGTACTCGGTGCGGCCGACGTCGGGCATCTTGGTGAGGTTGGGCGCGGCGACGAGCTTGCCGTTCAGGTCGTACGTCCAGGCGTGGTACGGGCATTGGAAGGCCCGCTTGACCTCGCCGGTCTCCTCGGTGCGGAGCTTGGCTCCGCGGTGCCGGCACACATTGAAGTAGGCACGGATGGCGTTGTCCCTCGCGCGGGTGACAAGGATGCTCTCGCGACCCACGTCGACGGTGCGGAAGGCGCCGGGCCTCGCCAGTTCCGAGGCGCGCGCGACGCAGAACCACATGGTCTCGAATATGTGCTCCTGCTCCTGGGCGAAGATCGCCGGATCCGTGTAGGAGGAGCCAGGGAGGGTGGCGATCAGGCTGTCCGGCAGACCGGTCGATGTCACGGTGCACTCCTCTGGATACGTCGTGGAGGGGTCGTTCACGCGCCGGGAAGAGCGACTCCGGACAGCGTGGTGGAGGGAGCAACTTCGGGTGCCTGGTGCGGGGGCATGCGTGGTGTTCCGTGGGGGGGGTGACGTCAGGACGTCGCGGCGGCGAGCCGCTTGCGCCAGCGCGTGAACAGCCGCGGCTGGTTCATGCCGAGCACGGCGACCGGTTCTCCGGCGCGCCGGTAGACGGCCAGGACGTTGCGGTCGTCCACGGCGCCTTCCTCGACGGCCACGCTGTCGGCGCCGGCCGCATGACCGGCGAACTGGATCTTGACGCCGTACTGGTCGGACCAGAAGTACGGCGGCCTGGGCGCACCCGGTTCCACCGCGCCCCCCGCGAGCAGTGTGGCGACGGCGGCGTCCGGGCGCTCCCGCGCACCGGTCCAGTGCTCGACGCGCCGATGGGCGCCCGCGCGGGGGT
This is a stretch of genomic DNA from Streptomyces sp. R44. It encodes these proteins:
- a CDS encoding aromatic ring-hydroxylating dioxygenase subunit alpha, whose amino-acid sequence is MTSTGLPDSLIATLPGSSYTDPAIFAQEQEHIFETMWFCVARASELARPGAFRTVDVGRESILVTRARDNAIRAYFNVCRHRGAKLRTEETGEVKRAFQCPYHAWTYDLNGKLVAAPNLTKMPDVGRTEYGLVSVAVREWLGYVWVCLAENPPSFEEDVIGAAVTRLGDLESIERYDIDNLSVGRRIVYDVKANWKLIIENFMECYHCATIHPELTEVLPEFADGYAAQYYVGHGAAFGEEIQGFTVDGSEGLDRIPGVAEDQDRRYYAITVKPQVFINLIPDHVIFHRMYPVAADRTIVECDWLYLPHVVDSGKDVSRSVELFDRVNRQDFDACERTQPGMSSRMYAKGGVLVPSEHHIGAFHDWVNERLGTPQG
- the betA gene encoding choline dehydrogenase codes for the protein MAPLQYDFVIVGGGSAGSALANRLSADPANRVLVLEAGRSDYPWDVFIHMPAALTYPIGSRFYDWKYESEPEPHMGGRRVYHARGKVLGGSSSINGMIFQRGNPMDYERWAADPGMETWDYAHCLPYFRRMENCLAADPDDEFRGHDGPLVLERGPATNPLFGAFLKATQEAGYAPTDDVNGFRQEGFAKFDRNVHRGRRLSASKAYLKPVRNRPNLTVRTRTLVTRVLFEGKRAVGVEYRRGRGALQQVRAREVILCGGAINSPQLLQLSGVGNAEQLSALGIDVVHDLPGVGENLQDHLEVYVQYACKQPVSVQPYMAKWRAPFIGLQWLFRKGPAATNHFEAGGFARSNEDVDYPNLMFHFLPVAVRYDGSSPAGGHGYQVHVGPMYSDAIGSVKIKSKDPREHPALRFNYLSTEQDRREWVEAIRVARKVLGQPALAPYNDGEVSPGREVETDEEILAWVAKEGETALHPSCTCKMGTDEMAVVDPTSMRVHGVEGLRVVDASVMPYVTNGNIYAPVMMIAEKAADLILGKQPLEPSKAVYYRHRDAQTPAG
- a CDS encoding IclR family transcriptional regulator → MSNHSQDSEASNSQAGGVQSVDRAISVLEILAQRGEAGVSEVAAEIDVHKSTAFRLLGALEARGLVEQAGERGKYRLGFGIVRLAGAVTGRIDITQQGRPVCERLAEEIGETINIAVMQEHYAINLYQVRGPGAITAHNWVGQLTPLHATSSGKILLAHLPAEERAALLTEAGMKKVTPHTLTAKTKLEKNLAEARERGYAWTLEELEIGLHAMAAPIRDRDGVVIAALSASGPSYRFTEERLHELSPVLLKGAEEISHRMGYLG